From Carnobacterium alterfunditum DSM 5972:
GAACCTGTAAAATCATTAGCTTTAAAAATAAGGGAACAAGTGTGGAAATAAAGATACCGATTATGGACACGATTGAAAAAGGGGGAGTTATGGTATGATTAAAGTATTATTAGTTGATGATCATGAAATGGTTCGGTTAGGGGTCTCATCCTATTTGTCTATCCAAACTGATATAGAGGTCATAGGAGAAGCAGAAAACGGAAAAATCGGCTATGAGAAAGCTATGGAGTTACGTCCAGATGTTATATTGATGGATCTAGTAATGGATGTGATGGATGGGATCGAGTCAACAAAAGCAATCATGAAAGATTGGCCGGAAGCGAAAATAGTTATTGTGACAAGTTTTATTGATGATGAAAAAGTTTATCCTGCACTGGAAGCAGGAGCCGCTAGCTATATCCTGAAAACTTCTACAGCGAGTACGATTGCTAATGCAATACGGTCTACATATAATGGTGAAATCATTCTTGAACCTGAGGTGACAGGTAAAATGATGGAACGTCTGACAAAAAAACAACCGCACCAATTACATGATGATCTAACGAATCGTGAACATGAGATTCTAATGTTGATTGCTCAAGGTTATTCCAATCAGGAAATTGCAGATGCACTTTTTATCACTCTCAAAACAGTTAAAACGCATGTTTCAAATATTTTAGCTAAACTAGAAGTAGAAGATAGAACACAAGCGACTATATATG
This genomic window contains:
- a CDS encoding response regulator, which translates into the protein MIKVLLVDDHEMVRLGVSSYLSIQTDIEVIGEAENGKIGYEKAMELRPDVILMDLVMDVMDGIESTKAIMKDWPEAKIVIVTSFIDDEKVYPALEAGAASYILKTSTASTIANAIRSTYNGEIILEPEVTGKMMERLTKKQPHQLHDDLTNREHEILMLIAQGYSNQEIADALFITLKTVKTHVSNILAKLEVEDRTQATIYAFKHHLIE